In the genome of Candoia aspera isolate rCanAsp1 chromosome 4, rCanAsp1.hap2, whole genome shotgun sequence, the window ACCACATCTAGAGAGATGGAGAGGAGGCGGCTGTGGGGAAGCTGCTGAAGAAGCCATATGTGCTAGATGTGGAATGGCCTAGAATGGTCTTCTCcagtccagatgtgttggactgcaattcccagaattcccatctaGCAGGGTAATTGACCACTCCAGAATTGACTGAGGATGCCAAGGAAGGTTTGTTGTGGCACCTGAAACCACCAAACAGCTAAAGATCAAGGATTCCCACAACCCATCCTAGATTGGGGAGGGGTGGTATATCTCGAAGACTTCTCTTCGTGTGCTTATTGAGCCCATAGCCCTATGGGTAAGCTTTCTTTGGCGTTTCACTCTTCctgtctctctgtctttctctctcttttctgccCCCAATGCTGGGCTGCAGTTCTCCTCACTATGCATGTCCAGAGGTGATCAAGGTAAGGATTCAGGCCTAGTGCCCTCCCCTTATCCCTGTTGGTATCTGATTCCCTCCCCTCTTGTCCAGTGGATCAGGGCAAGGAGCCCCTCAATCTGCTGGCCCCTCAATTGGAAAAATTTGCTTCAAGAATGCATTCAATGGGAAAGACAGTTGCAGGAGAAATTATGGGAAGCAGTAGTTGGAGGGAGTAAGGGCAAGTtagatatgtatatacatatcAGGAAAGGGTACCTTGTGGCCATCCAGATGCagcagaactacaactcccaatatCCATCCTTCACCATTGGGACTGCTGGGAGTTTTATTTCAAAAAGATCTGGAGGGTCACCCTATATCATAAAGATGAACACGCCTGTGTTTCACAGAATGATACAGTATTTCAGACAAGGTTGTTCTAGAACTCAAAcagatatttttaataatttaaataagatATATTTGTTTGAGTAGCAATGCATCCCAAAGCAAGTATAGAAGGTTGAAGCCAAATCTGTTAAAAGTTATAGTTGTATTCTGTTAGTTATTCTAATACACTTGTGTATATATACAAATAGGCACCTTCATACACTATGTATGTACCGTTCCAGAGTCACCAAATACTTGGTTCAGAAGATTTATACTGCTTTCCTTCTCCCAACTAGTAAGGATATTTTGAAGCTTGAGGAAAGAAACTCTATCCATTCTCAAGAATGTTGCTGGGGAACTCAGTCCTGTTTTGTTGAAGTGTGTGTGAATGTTTGTGTACTTTTGGGAAATGTTAAGTAGAATCCTAGCCATGGGCTGAGATTTAGATCCTGCTGGGCACGGGCATTatcttaattaaagaaaaaagaaaaaaaactggaaaaccaATCACAGGAAGTAAGAGGACAAGAAATCTCCAGATCCACAAGGTATATTTTAGAACAGATGGGATCTTCAAGAGATGTCAGCATAATATATGATGAGAAGCTTTTGCAAACTCTCCTCAATCAGAAAGTAAACTTTCCCCTGAGTATCTGGAGGTCTCTTCCCCTTATCTCTCTTCCCACATGGGACACAGTGAAGAGAAGAGCTGTTATTGTAATATATCTTTATTTCATATTACACCCCAGCAATAGTTTTCCCCCTTGCGGTTGCTCTTAATGCTTGGAAAAAACCTTCTGCCCTGATTTCTTATTTTCCATTGTTTCCTGAaatcttcccccttccctccccaaacCAGTTATCAAGCCCCAAATCTCTACTTCTTGCTCCTTAGGGGGAGAAGTATGACGGACGTCGCGCTGACATGTGGAGTTGTGGTGTCATCCTCTTTGCCCTCCTGGTGGTAAGCCTGTCCCAGTAATGGGTAGGGTCTTTGCGTACTCCTGGCAGGGAGCCTTTAACCCCCCATTTAGTGCTGCTGTCTAGTCCCCAAGGCATTCATTTTGACTCCTGAGGCAGGACATCCGACCGTGGGTAGTATTTTTGGTTGAGCCAAACCAAATCAATTGCCTGAGATTGGGTGATCTCCAGTACTGCAGCAGCACGTTGTCACTGACAGTGCGCTACTTCAATCTGCCATAGAAAATAacaagagatgatgatgatgatgatgatgatgatggtggtttgtggtcccaccagttcttgcttgcaagtggtatttcttggcAGATATTCCAGTGCACTGTTGTTGCTATTTTGTCAGgccgttgtttgtaatcagtctgtgcaatcttcttgcagcagctaactaggtggtccactgtttccaTCCTACTGGCCTACTGGGatctgcctatcccaggcccttgggaaggacttgataggtggataaaaatgccaaatctagtctaaacacctggctgactttgtgaccaaccataatattttttattattatttatgttaaatttatatgctgcccgagtCCCAGCGAACATTCCCTTGTTCTCCTGGGAATGTTTGACACGAGAGAGGTGGCaatggaaggggaagggaaaggttAACAGAGGAGATGAGGGCAAAAGGAGCAGTGTCACACACCTTCACATTTAAACATAGTGTCTTGGCATTTAATGTTAACCCACGGGGTTCCTGCAAAACCTTAAATCTGAGGGAACTTCCACTTTGGCTCAGTTTCTTTCACCCTTTTCTCCGGCAGGGGGCACTACCCTTTGATGATGACAACCTACGGCAGCTGTTGGAAAAAGTGAAACGTGGGATTTTTCACATGCCCCATTTCATTCCGCCAGACTGTCAGAATCTCCTGCGGGGCATGATTGAGGTGGAGCCAGAAAAACGTCTCAGTGTGAGTCACCTATCATTCCCAGCGCTGGAGGAATGGAGGCAGGAGCATGCCTGGATGGGTGGGATGGAACAGGGTGGAGTTCTTGGCAACTCCTGATCAATGCATGCGATGCTGCAGGGCCCTGGGCCTCTGGGTGGTATCATTTCAGATTGCAAGTAGGAGTTGTCACTTGGTGATAGATTGCTCTTGTATATAGTGGTAGGATAATGGTGGTCATAAATAGCTGCGCAACAGCGAGAAGGTCTAGGTTAGAATTCTTCCCTGATATGGTAGATTTTTATATGATCTGATATGATTGAAATTTCATTAGGAtttaactgaaataattaaatgcaGGTAATATTATTCTTCTCCATGTAGCTAGAACATCCtcttgtaatttaaaaattataatttgatggcAACCTTTGGAAAGGCCAAAAGAGGTTTCAGGCAGCCCCCTCAAGTTGTGCAATTCTTCCCTACACAGTAGATTTCCAccccctgcttttaaaaaaactaatcttttaaaaaattcaatgaaTGTTTATGTTGATTCTAATATCCTGAATGTCTGAAGATAAGGGCATTGTATTATTAAAACATGTATTAATTATGAGTGATAGTGATGGTTACAGCAGTCATGGTTTGTGGCTGTTTTTTAGATTAACTTTTGAGAAAGGAAGCCTAATGTTGGTTTATTTTTCTCCATGTGGTGGCTTTAGCTGGAGCAGATTCAGAAACACCCGTGGTTCTTGTGAGTATTTCCAGATTGTATTTGATTTCCAGCTGATTCTCTCTTCCCTTGCTTGAAGAGATCTCAGTATTGATCAAGATCTCAGTATTTTCTGCTTTCACTAAGCAGAGGTGAAGGAAGGTCTCACAGAAGAGACAAAACCACAAGCAGAGTTCAGAAATTCCAGGTTCCCACCCTACTATTTTCATCATTGTCTAGATAGGGATGAACCCCACTGTGGCGGTTCAGAAGGCAagagccccagccagcatgatcaacAGAGAGGGATGTTGGGAGTTATTGTTCACCAAAAAATATCTCCTTGGCTTTTGAGCTTCTaccttaaatgtttttaaatttagCTATCTGTGAGAGCTAAGTAATAAGGAAAGTGAACGATTGTATTTATTTAGCTATATATGAGCCATAATAATTCTACAACATTGATATAGAATAAAAAACAGACAGGTTTTACATAGATTTGTTTAGATTATGGGTTCATGAAAAATTACTAAACAATATCCTGTTAAGATCTATATcacggtttctcaaccttggcaactttaagatgtgtggacttcaactcccagaattccctgctggctggagaattctgggagttgaagtccacacatcttaaagttgccaaggttgagaaaccgtgATCTATATAGTTATTAATCattgggggggggaaatgtacTAGGTGCACAGACATAGTCACACAATCTTTGGCAAGCTTGCTGTGCTGCATAGACTTAACCCACCTTTTCCATTAATACCTATTTCTGTTCTTGGGAAGAACCTAATTCAGTGGCAGAGCACATGCTTCTGATTTCAGTCTCCTGCACGACCAGTTAAGCCCAGAAGCGTTAAAATAATTAACGCTTAAAATAACTAGAGGTGCCTTATCTTACTGCTGCTTTTGTATGCTGGTTTGGTTATCTTTACAGAAAAGCAACTTACAAATATTGTAGATAAATCAGCAAACCAAACCTATTTATAACATGGCTTCCACTTCTACTGTGAACCCCTGAAAATGAGTCATTTTTGACAATGGCTTTTGCTAGAGCGCTTGACTCTTGTATCCCACCAATCAAGGGTAGTGTCTTCCTTTACCTGTTCTACacacttcctcttcttccagggGAGGAAAGAATGAACCAGAGCCCGAACAACCGATCCCTCGGAAGGTAGCGATCCGACGGATTCAGTCAGTCAGTGAGCTGGACCCTGACGTATTGGATAGCATGCACTCGTTGGGCTGTTTCCGTGACAAGAACAAGCTGAAGCAGGAGCTGCAAAATGAAGGGTGAGGAACTGGGTTGTGTGGTTGAATGGGGCAGCAAGAATCTGCCTTAAGCTTTGCTCCTTGGAGTAGTGTCCTAGTCCTTTTTGTGGAATTTTAAACAGGTGATTTGTACACTTACTGTAGGAACTGTGCTTCTGTAGAGAAGCTGGGATAATCATCTCACCATTCTAGTTCCCATAACTGAGAAAACTTGCAGAGTGCAATTAGGGCGGATGCGCTGTAAGAGAAGGCGTCTGATGGAGGAGGAAACAGAGCTGAGGTTTGGTTTGCGATGGAAATGTGGATGGAAGGCAGAAAAGATGGGGGAAAGAGGGTAACTAGGAAACATGTGCAAATAGTTGGAGAGAAAAAATGCATGGTATCTTTTCTATAGCAAGCCAATAAACCCATCTTTATTCTAAGCACACACAGCCATTTTTTCCTGTCTCCATTTCAGAGAGAACCAGGAGAAAATGATTTATTACCTTCTGCTGGACCGCAAGGAGAGATACCCCAGCTGTGAGGATGAGGACCTGCCTCCACGCAATGATGTTGGTGAGATGTTGGGGAAACGTTTCTCCATGCACTTCATCAGGACCAGAAAAACAGAGTCGTGGTGGTGGTGACTGCTGATGACTCAGAGGGTCAGCAAGCATGTCCAGATGTTCTTCTTTCCTCAATATTTCATTTGACAGATATGGAGGAAACAAGAACGATCAGAGCAGCATGTAAATACATGTTGCTGAATTTTTGGTTAAAGCTCCACTCTTTGTAGATGTTTTCTGCCCATATACTTTATTAAGGCAAGGATAGGCTTAACATACCTTGAGAAATACAAAACATTCtacctcccacccaccccatcctCTAGGGGAAAGTAAGAAATTCTCATGTCATAGACTCACCCTCTACAGATCTCGGTCACAAAGAAGGACAATAACAAGCCCTAAGAACAGCTTCCAGGCTACCAGAAAGTTGCCTTTCCTTGCAATATGTGGAGCTATGAGTGCACTGAATTCTGCCGATGGTGCAGAGAACAGCATTTCTATAGATCTAATCAGGGCCATTATTTGAATCAGGCAAAACCTGGTTCAAATAATTCACCTGATTCAGAAAATGGAtttgattccattccattcagaTTAATTTGGGAAATGGATCCAGTTAGGATGTTTGAAATGGGTcgatttaatttggattttggAATCGATTAGGAGAAGCTACCCCTGTGCCTGTGCAACAGCATCTAGATTGATTCACAGGCAGCCGATTTGAACTGCAGATAAAATCACCCTTGAATTGAATCTCCAAATCCACATTTCCAGAGTCCTAGTATCTCATCTTCATTTCCAAATTCTCTTCTCTTGCTCTGTCAAAGCAATGATAGTGCATATGTGGGTGGATGGGTGGTTGGATGGGTGACAGATTTGAAggctttgttttcttctgaatatgGAATGTCTCCTACATAAACACCAGGCTCTGAACTTCACCCAAAAGGAAGGCCTTATTGGTCCCTTCTCCCATACATGTTTCAGACCCTCCTCGGAAGCGAGTTGACTCACCTATGCTGAACCGACATGGCAAACGCCGACCTGAGCGGAAGTCCATGGAAGTCCTGAGTGTCACAGATGGTGGTTCTCCAGTCCCAGCCCGACGGGCCATAGAGATGGCACAACATAGCCAGAGGTGAGTTTGCCTCCAACCATGTGTACGTGTGAAAGAGGGTGACGAATCTCTCAAATCTGGCATTTAGGGACTCCGCTGTCTTTCCAGTGTGCTTTCTGGCCACTGAAAATGGAACCtgcaaatattttaatgattGGCTAACCTCTCAGGCTGTTCCAGGAATGATAATACACCTTTAAGGTAAAGATTTCCTGAAATCAAGCTCAGTTCCTGATAACTAcagggacacatccatgtaggttttttggcaacagtatggaaacgTCTTACCACTTACCATTCTTCTGGGActtttcttcagctttccagTCTAGTTTGCAGCTCTAGGATTTCCTGGtgttttccatccaagtactaatcaggttcAACTCTATTTAGCTTTGGGGGATCTGCCACATACTGTCATCAGCTGTGCCTATTTATTGCTAAAAAGTAGTCAAGCTACTATGCCTGGTAACTTAATGGTTTTATTTACATTGCtcccttggcaacaatatggaagtggtttgtcactgtttTCTTCCAGTTCTTTTTTTGATTTAGTCTAGCCTAAAGCACTGGCATATTTTGATGGTCTCCTACTGTGCAGATCttgattgcttatgtgccatcaagtcattgttgactcttagtgaccacacagacagatttttctccaggacaatctgtcccagcctggtccttcaagtcttccgaTAGCgcacccatcaccattgtaactgagtcctgctggttgtcctctttttttttttttttcttccacctttccaggcattatggacttctccagagatctaGGTCTTTCCATAATGTATCCGAAATGCAGATCTGCTCTATataaaatgtgtgtatgtgtgttaaatATATATACGGTATATATAGCAGAGAACCGCAAAGATCACTAGCAGAGGACAGCAAAGAatttcagaatatatatatatatatagtgtgtgtgtgtgtgtgtgtgtgtgtgtacctctGCTAATGATGTCCAAAGCTGCTTATGCAATCAGTTCTTTAGTGTACCTCTGATTGGGTGGGGGGGGGTTGCTGAAAACTTTTTGTGATGCTATTTTAGACTGACTTTTCACATGTGTCCCATGCTCTTCTCTGTGTCTCACCACCTTCTTCCCTTCCAAGACAGCACTGATCCTCCTATGTGTCTTTGCCCCACACACAGGTCTCGATCTGTAAGTGGTGCCTCCACTGGCTTGTCTTCTAGTCCCCTCAGTAGCCCCAGGGTGAGTATTTGGGTTCTGTAAGAAATGGTATGTTGGCAAAAAGGAGGGATGGGTACAGCAAACAATTGGGGCAGATGATGATGAAGACGATGATGGGCAAAATAAACATGAGGCTTAGGGAGGGAGTggaagttgggggaaaaaaatccctagaTCTTGTTTACATCCCATCCTGCACTCAGTTCCAAATGCCGAGGACACTGCTTTAGTTTTCCTGGCAGAAATGGTGTGTACTTTACAGTGCATGAATGATAGCCAGAAAATGCATCTGGTGCAACTCACTTCCCACCCCCATTTCCATGACTGCATTTCCATGCTAGGGGAAAGCCATACCTGTTGACTTGCATTGGGGGAGAATTTTCAAAAGCACCTAGGATCTGCCAGTgaaaaagagggaagaaacagaacaggggaggggaggggagatatAAGTAGTTCTTGGATGAGGAAAGTCAGAGAGATATATGTTTAGTAGGTAGTAGGATTATAGGGTAGGGGAGGACTCAAggatttagatttatttattcatttaagcaATCTGTATGCTGCTGCTTTGCCAATGGATAAGATTATAATTGGTCTGGCTGGCAAGAGGCAAGAGAACAGATTATAGCAGGCTTTCTGGTGTTGAACTACACCAGAATGGGatcttgggagttgtagttccattCACCTGGAAAGGATTAAGCTGGGGAAAGCAGCCTAAAATCTGGGCAACCAAGGATATCTGCAGGatgtagtcaaaaaagtcaattggTGACCACAATGATGTGACCAGAGCTTCACCTGTTTTTTTTGTGTGCATCACACATAAAAGCAGGCAGACTTTTGATTctaccatcatggccaccatcctgacctTTTTTACTATACCCCGCAGATACCTTGTGAACAACCAGTTGGCCCGTGAATGCTTGTTTTTGGCTTGTTAATAACAGTTGCAAAGTTGGGAGATCCAGATGAAGACTATCACATGAAGGAGAAGGGAATTCACTTTTTCTCCATATCACAGTTCTTTCCTGctcaaagtttatttatttatttgtcagatttctaAGGACATCCAACTACATAACAGCTCTAGGTGGTGTACAATAATAAAAGGAATATTGAAATGataaaagaaacaagaacaatAAATGTCTAGAAAAACACATAACCTGAATACAAAACATTCCCAGAATAGGCCCGCCATGcaccctagcccaaggcctggaggAGGATGCAGGTTTTTGTTGAAATGAAATCTGGGTAGGGGCCGTATGGATcttgggggggatgctgttccagaagggcctgcttcctgggtcccatcagatggcactgtttaaacAATGAGACCTGAAGCATTGGCAGAAACTACAGGAGTCAGATGGTCCCTCTTAACTAAAGGTTGCAGTCAGGTAGCAGAGTCAGCAGACAAGTAATTTGTAAACTGCTAGAAATCAAGCCGGTAAACGTCATGAGCATTGCCCAACATAAATTCGGGTTGTTGGTCATAGAACAGTCCAAGAGTCCCTGTACCATGGAAATCAAATAGCAGAATGTTATAAGGGAAGATCATGATGATTTATATCAACAAATCATCCGCTTCTCCCAGAAATACTTCTTGCTTGATGTTAATTAAGGCTGTCAGTCTTCTGTTCCTATGGAGTCGAATTAGAAAAAGTTCAaaatctttcctctttttccccatgCCCTGCACTGGATTCGGAAGTTCTGTCTCTGACTCTTAATATGCGTATGTCTTTGCTGTTGTAGATTTAGGGGTGTTCCATATTATTTCTCTTTTGAGTCAGACACATTCCAGACAGCTGGAATCTCTCCTCTTACTGAGAGTTGTTCCTGAGATTGTAAAacatcctgaacctcttcatctTCACCTGATTTTTCCAAATCAGACTGATTCATGATAAATTCTCATCCAGATCAGCCCAGTTGGTGCTGGTGTACTAATGGCAGCTTTCCTCCAATTGTAACTGGGATAAGGATAATATTGGAATGAAGGATTCCTTTTATATATGCACAGATATCTGTTATTTAGCAACCAAACCCACACGTATAACTGTCAGCCTTGTTTTTAGGGTCATCTCTTGGGCCCAAATGTTAGGTTTATTACTAGCTAGAATTCAACAATGAAGCATGTTTACCTCCGCAGTAGAAAACACAGCCTTTTTAAAGCAGACAGTTGTGCCATAGAATCTCAGGTACTCAAGAAAGTCAAATATTGAGAAGGTGCATTTTTGTTACCAGCATAATGTGTCCCTGGAGGCCAAGATCCCAGCAAATTTCTGCTTGCCACATAATAAAACCACACAGAAAAGACTGGAATGGAGAAACTCTTAGGGGTGATAGTGTCTCTTAGCAACAGTCTGAGTCTTCATATTTATCTGGGGAGTGGTTTAGAGTTGACAGTAGCCGTTCTGTAGGAAAAATGGCCAACTGGAGAAGTTGTGGAAAGTTGGTCTTGCTGGAAGGCAAACTCCAGCAGGGAAACCAGTGATATAGAACAGATCTGGTGGCAAAGTCAGGACCTACCATATATAGGGGACAACCATCTACAGTTTCATGGTGGAAGCATGGATGTTGTCTTTGCCATAGCATGGACTGACTGGAGAAGGATAAGTAATAGACAAGAGAGGGTAGGTGAACAAAGATATTCACCTAAAAGCTTGAAgcaagttgattctttaagaaATGAACAGCATGTCCAAGCCTCAGTAGGGGAAACCCAAAATCTGGGCCAGGTTGTGAGACTATGAGTTTGTCACCTGCCATTGCTCACTCCCATCTCACGGCTCTCCCCTCCTCACCTTTCTCCCCTCCCATTTCTCCCCACACCCAGAGCCCCATCTTCAGCTTCTCTCTCCCATCACCTCCCCCTGCCCCTGCGAAGACTCAGACGCTTCCAGCCAAGGGCAGCCCAGCAAGGGAGGGGGCCCTTCAGAGTCGATGCTCCACCCCCTTCCCTCTGCCTCCCAACTCTCCACCTCCTCACCCGCCCTCCTCTCCCCATTGCTTTTTCCCCTCTACTAAACCCCCACCCAAATCTGTGCTGCAGGTcactccccacccctcccctcgGGGAAGCCCCCTCCCCACTCCGCTCGGCACTCCTGTTCACACGCCTAAAGAGAGCCCCAGCGGCACTCCCTGCGGGACGCCACCGAGCAGTCCTGGTGTGGCCGGCGTGGCATGGAAAACTCGCTTGAACTCTATCAAGAACAGCTTCCTTGGTTCCCCGCGCTTCCATCGTCGGAAACTGCAAGGTGAGCACACCATACTTTCCTAGGATGGTGGGCGTGTGCTGAAAGTTTAATTATAGGACCACAGCTTCTCAGTTTGCATAAGACACATTGCGGAGCATGCTAAAACAGTGTGTTCTAACTGGGGAAGTGCATCGGGATAAAGAGAGTGAGCTGCATCAGAACTGAGTATGACTGTAGGTggtcatggagaaagcaagaagtGGGGTCAAGGGCACAGAAGTGGAGTTTGAATGAGGATCATGTGCAAATGGGTGTAAAGAATGTGTTAAGTGAAGGAACACAATGTTTGAAGTTAGGAAGTGGTACCCAGACACTGCCTTTTTCCAAAATAGATCATAGTTCATTTTGCTCAGGAACCCTCTTGCTTGGGTACTATCTATAGAAGAGGTGAAAAAATttggtggccctccagatgttgctgaactaagTTCCCAGATGCCCCAACCAGTGGGGAGGGATTCAGAGAGTTGTAGTTTATCAATATCTGATGCTGTATTGGTCTGTCCGGTTTGGGAGCCTTCCCAATGCAACCTggaaatgctttaaaaagaaCTGGGACCTTTCGCATGCTGATTGTGTGTATCTTTCCTCAAGCAAGGGTGGAAAAGTGAAAGCAATTCCCTGCTTTTACACTCAGCACCTGGCAGTAAATGAGCTGCTTTGAAAGGTTGCAATTGGTGGGAAAGGGGATGAACCTGTTTCCATTTAACATTTACTCCTTTTCTCCTTGCAGTTCCCACACCAGAAGAAATGTCCAGTCTTACACCAGAATCATCCCCTGAGTGAGTATTAGAAGAGGgtgacaggaggaggaagaattcggcattttttcttccattcatgGTTCTTACAAATGCTTTTCTGAATGATATTATTCCAGAATTAATGTGCAGTGACTGATATGGGAAATCCAGATTTCTCCCCCTTTCCCATGAATGCACCCCCAATGCATCCCAAGAATGTGTGTCCTTATAGCTGTACAATGTGTGGTTGGTCACCTAACGGGTAGTTCTGGCACCATCAGTGGAGACAAGCAAAGCCTCCCCACAAGGTTTCTTTCCAAATTTtccctgttttgcttttcttccttttcaggcTTGCCAAGAAATCCTGGTTTGGAAATTTTATCAACTTAGACAAAGAAGAACAAATCTTTGTGGTCATCAAAGACAAACCCCTGAGTTCCATCAAGGCTGATATTGTACATGCCTTCCTCTCAGTAAGGGCTCAACTCTGgaagaaaaggagaggggaggcTGGTACTGATTCTGAAAAGCGGAGTGGAGCTGGTTGGTAGGATGAGGTCCTGTTGGTACTGAGGACAGCAGGGTGGAGAAGGATGGAGTAAACAGGACATTAAAAGGAAGATCCCTTCCATTCAGTGTCTGTGGCTTGACATTGCTTGCCTCCCCTTAATCTACAGATCCCCAGCCTGAGTCACAGCGTTGTATCCCAAACAAGCTTTCGGGCCGAATATAAATCATCGGGCGGCCCCTCCGTCTTCCAGAAACCTGTCAAGTTCCAGGTTGACATCAGCTACTCCGAGGGGGGAGAGGCGCACAAGGACAGTGGGATCTACTCAGTCACCTTCACCCTCATCTCAGGTGGGTAGCCAGGGGTCCCGCCCTTTGAGTCATCTTTAGGAGCCATGATGTTTATTGGACTTTACAAATACTCAAGTTTTGCAGCTCCTGTTAAGAGCAAACAAACCCAAAAGCAGCAGCATTCCATATGtttttgcatctctctctctctctgatgtaCATTGTGTCTCTTGGCTTTCAGTTCACCGTTTTCTAGCCATTACAGTTTCTAACTAAGTTTTTGGGCTTCACAGAACACTTTGTCCCTTTCCTTCTGGTGCTGTCCCGATACTGGACTACAGCCCAATCACCTTCAGATGCTTTGGATTACGGACCTTAGATGTCTCAGCCAGCACAGCTAAGGCCAAGAAATTGTAAAGATGTAGTCCAAAACCTTTGGAGGGCACCGAGTAGCCTACCTTTCACCTAGGCAAAGATAGAGACCCTTAAATTCAATCTGCCAATTCAAATGTGGCAGTAAGGTGTGGGATCCCACCATCAGAAAGATGATTCCATTCTACTCCTAGAATCTggtttgttaaaacaaaaacaagtttcTAGTCCCAGTTGTCACTGTAAATACAGTAGACTTTGGGTGAATAGGTACTGTAACTTGCTTCcccacttctctctctcctccctgcaATTTTCTACCCCCATTATTGGGGGTAGCTCCTTACTTGTAGGTCCTAAGGATCAACAAGAGGATGAAAACATGCTGATGAAATCTAGTGATACATTCCACAAAACTTAACAGAAGGATCTTGGTTTAATCATATTAACACTTGG includes:
- the BRSK1 gene encoding serine/threonine-protein kinase BRSK1, giving the protein MSGGKEAGGVHPYQSQQSQQHAQYVGPYRLEKTLGKGQTGLVKLGVHCITGQKVAIKIVNREKLSESVLMKVEREIAILKLIEHPHVLKLHDVYENKKYLYLVLEHVSGGELFDYLVKKGRLTPKEARKFFRQIVSALDFCHSYSICHRDLKPENLLLDEKNNIRIADFGMASLQVGDSLLETSCGSPHYACPEVIKGEKYDGRRADMWSCGVILFALLVGALPFDDDNLRQLLEKVKRGIFHMPHFIPPDCQNLLRGMIEVEPEKRLSLEQIQKHPWFLGGKNEPEPEQPIPRKVAIRRIQSVSELDPDVLDSMHSLGCFRDKNKLKQELQNEGENQEKMIYYLLLDRKERYPSCEDEDLPPRNDVDPPRKRVDSPMLNRHGKRRPERKSMEVLSVTDGGSPVPARRAIEMAQHSQRSRSVSGASTGLSSSPLSSPRVTPHPSPRGSPLPTPLGTPVHTPKESPSGTPCGTPPSSPGVAGVAWKTRLNSIKNSFLGSPRFHRRKLQVPTPEEMSSLTPESSPELAKKSWFGNFINLDKEEQIFVVIKDKPLSSIKADIVHAFLSIPSLSHSVVSQTSFRAEYKSSGGPSVFQKPVKFQVDISYSEGGEAHKDSGIYSVTFTLISGPSRRFKRVVETIQAQLLSTHDQPSVQALADEKNGQQPRFPGTPTRSCQPSRRSESDIPSEQHRHGSKDKKLVSSNGTQVQQPQTPSPQQP